In one window of Corynebacterium incognita DNA:
- a CDS encoding type IV toxin-antitoxin system AbiEi family antitoxin domain-containing protein, with translation MDLQEFINDPHAFIPADFLVPDLRQHDAHLRTTRQLHKEGWSKHRIQRAMREGKLHRIFRGVYSTMAPSTNLVLRALQRKFPRATFTGLTALQMIIGEEPTAPFQVLIPRNTAHITHRDIRARHTTDMPYDSLPTAISAARESFRTAPEETRAILEKHYAGYPGKQRFDEHFRQLRRIPRAFRDFLHQTIIGADSPPERILARALRTRIKGIEQNGLLGPYRFDFLLHKHKIAIEVDGFTYHRGSTENLASFIRDRWKANFAAATGWTVLRFSATCIDHYLDHVVAQVERIVAKQDADPTPVWAWHHVLRGALRPQP, from the coding sequence TTGGACTTGCAAGAATTCATCAATGACCCGCACGCCTTCATTCCGGCAGACTTCCTTGTGCCCGATCTTCGGCAGCACGACGCCCACCTACGCACCACGCGGCAACTACACAAGGAAGGCTGGAGCAAACACCGCATACAACGCGCCATGCGGGAGGGAAAGCTGCACCGCATCTTTCGTGGGGTGTACTCCACGATGGCGCCATCGACGAACCTTGTGCTCCGCGCACTGCAGAGAAAGTTTCCGCGCGCCACGTTCACCGGGCTGACGGCGCTGCAAATGATTATCGGCGAGGAACCCACCGCGCCCTTCCAGGTGCTCATCCCGCGCAACACCGCGCACATCACGCACCGCGATATTCGTGCGCGCCATACCACGGACATGCCATACGATTCCCTCCCCACCGCCATCTCTGCCGCGCGCGAAAGCTTCCGCACGGCACCCGAAGAAACCCGCGCCATTCTGGAGAAGCACTACGCAGGGTATCCCGGCAAACAGCGCTTCGACGAGCACTTCAGGCAGCTAAGACGCATTCCCCGGGCGTTTCGAGACTTCCTCCACCAGACCATCATCGGTGCTGACAGCCCGCCGGAGCGCATCCTCGCCAGAGCGCTACGGACCCGCATAAAGGGCATCGAGCAAAACGGCCTCTTGGGCCCTTACCGCTTCGACTTTCTACTGCACAAGCACAAGATCGCTATCGAAGTCGACGGCTTCACCTACCATCGCGGCAGCACTGAAAATCTCGCTTCGTTCATCCGCGATCGCTGGAAGGCCAATTTCGCGGCCGCGACGGGGTGGACAGTCCTTCGCTTCTCCGCGACCTGCATCGACCACTACCTGGACCATGTGGTAGCGCAGGTGGAAAGGATCGTCGCCAAGCAAGATGCAGACCCAACCCCGGTGTGGGCCTGGCACCATGTGCTTAGGGGCGCACTTCGTCCACAACCTTGA
- a CDS encoding pseudouridine synthase, translating into MAKRCPLPALDGISPQKCVLYDQVPDSPQLWAAAAGDSPFPEGTPLPPGQVLERPTPAWFYPDVPPEPPIPFDYEILHHDDHLVIADKPHFLPTTTNGRIIRETLQTRLRVDLDNGDIVPLHRLDRLTAGVVVCSANPDTRAAYQRLFAERAVTKTYVAAVVCRPNHPTWPGELAPAPAEWGSVGDHTWRRFRVGMKKKRGSRAVDVGSGPGHSRTETWLRPSSEPLTYQLRPVTGHTHQLRALLNHLGAPIRGDDTYPSQPPRSLYDFRTPLQLRASTVSFTDPLTGTRREFQSRKRLALD; encoded by the coding sequence GTGGCCAAGCGCTGCCCGCTACCCGCGTTGGACGGGATCTCGCCGCAAAAGTGCGTGCTTTATGACCAGGTGCCGGACTCCCCGCAATTGTGGGCCGCTGCGGCCGGCGACTCGCCATTCCCCGAGGGTACACCGCTCCCACCCGGGCAGGTTCTCGAGCGGCCAACGCCCGCCTGGTTTTATCCCGATGTTCCCCCGGAACCGCCCATCCCGTTCGACTACGAGATCCTGCATCACGACGATCACCTCGTTATCGCAGATAAACCGCACTTCCTTCCGACGACCACCAATGGTCGGATCATCCGCGAAACCCTGCAGACCCGCCTTCGTGTGGACCTAGACAATGGCGACATCGTGCCGCTGCACCGTCTCGACCGGCTCACCGCTGGGGTGGTCGTCTGCTCAGCCAACCCCGACACCCGCGCCGCGTATCAACGGCTTTTTGCCGAGCGCGCCGTGACCAAAACCTATGTGGCAGCGGTCGTGTGCCGCCCCAACCACCCCACCTGGCCGGGTGAGCTAGCGCCGGCGCCCGCGGAGTGGGGCAGTGTGGGCGATCACACGTGGCGGCGATTCCGCGTTGGAATGAAGAAGAAGCGCGGCTCCCGCGCCGTCGACGTTGGCAGCGGGCCGGGCCATTCTCGCACGGAGACGTGGCTGCGCCCCAGCTCAGAGCCCTTGACCTACCAGCTTCGTCCCGTCACCGGACATACGCATCAGCTCCGCGCGCTCCTTAACCACCTCGGCGCCCCCATCCGCGGCGACGACACCTACCCTTCCCAACCACCCCGTTCGCTCTATGACTTCCGCACCCCGCTGCAATTACGTGCCAGCACCGTATCCTTTACCGATCCGTTAACTGGCACGCGCCGTGAATTTCAAAGTCGCAAGCGACTGGCGCTAGACTGA
- a CDS encoding ABC transporter family substrate-binding protein, whose amino-acid sequence MFARRFTTIAATCTAATVLVACMANPGPPPLGGTDPVERTPTASESEAAAPHDGAAATTSTTSEEKPEPTDRSTALVGVDELRNGLNPHLVANRSELVDNIASLVLPSTFVDGELNTDVFVSAEERAVPTGKQRSPQGASESPSATPTARSTPKKTYVQRVRYEIAPEAQWSDGKPITAEDFTYLWAQLTTTPGVINSAPYHSIGDIDSSAGGRVVDVYFTREVADWQQMFHNLLPAHLLSATPDSFTSDLGNGIPASAGRYRVASVDRARGIIELNRNDRFWGSDPAHIDVLKLMTVRSTTQGVDYLRTGQMQFVDIAPYETTTDAFGLVPGVDTSVAPTRRQLELQLNVDSNMLGDTARRKALLSVIDRETLARITAGRSVHVETPDAFGDKARAEIESAASQRDALAAATATDPLRLAADPADPQASAAVRTIVDMLASEGIKAEVVSASMSDIAEELSNGSAIDGVMSWGTAVPTPASAAGRYLCPDVSKTPLTDNFTRYCPRNAADNLDDILSGDIASDRLERKLRALNNATFTRLPILTETRLRASGTGLVAPARDLSEAHTWQLEQ is encoded by the coding sequence ATGTTCGCCCGCCGCTTCACGACGATCGCTGCCACCTGCACCGCGGCCACGGTCCTCGTGGCGTGCATGGCGAACCCTGGCCCGCCGCCACTCGGCGGCACCGATCCCGTCGAGCGCACGCCGACGGCGTCGGAAAGCGAGGCGGCAGCGCCTCACGACGGCGCTGCCGCTACGACGTCGACCACCAGTGAAGAAAAGCCCGAACCCACGGATCGCTCCACGGCGCTCGTGGGTGTGGACGAGCTTCGCAACGGGCTCAACCCCCACCTTGTCGCTAACCGCTCCGAGCTGGTCGACAACATCGCCTCCCTCGTGCTGCCCTCCACCTTTGTAGACGGCGAACTCAACACCGATGTGTTCGTGTCCGCCGAGGAGCGTGCGGTGCCCACAGGCAAACAACGGTCACCTCAGGGGGCGTCGGAAAGCCCGAGCGCCACGCCCACTGCCAGGTCCACGCCGAAGAAAACCTATGTGCAGCGCGTGCGCTACGAAATCGCGCCCGAGGCGCAGTGGTCCGATGGCAAACCCATCACCGCCGAGGACTTCACCTATCTCTGGGCCCAGCTGACCACCACCCCGGGTGTCATTAACTCGGCGCCGTACCACTCCATCGGCGACATCGATTCCTCTGCCGGTGGCCGGGTAGTGGACGTGTATTTCACCCGCGAAGTAGCCGATTGGCAGCAGATGTTCCACAACCTGCTCCCGGCGCACCTGCTCAGTGCGACCCCGGACTCCTTCACATCGGATCTGGGCAACGGTATTCCGGCGTCGGCTGGGCGTTACCGCGTGGCGTCTGTCGACCGTGCCCGCGGCATCATTGAACTCAACCGCAATGACCGCTTCTGGGGTTCCGACCCGGCGCACATCGACGTCCTGAAACTCATGACGGTGCGCAGCACCACCCAGGGCGTGGATTATCTGCGCACCGGCCAGATGCAGTTTGTGGATATCGCCCCGTACGAGACGACCACGGATGCCTTCGGCCTAGTGCCAGGAGTGGATACCTCTGTCGCGCCTACCCGCCGACAATTGGAGCTGCAGCTCAACGTTGACTCGAACATGCTCGGCGACACCGCCCGCCGCAAGGCCCTGCTGTCCGTCATTGACCGGGAAACCTTGGCTCGCATTACCGCCGGGCGCAGCGTGCACGTCGAGACTCCTGACGCTTTCGGGGACAAAGCCCGTGCCGAGATCGAGTCGGCGGCATCTCAGCGCGACGCCCTCGCCGCCGCGACCGCTACAGATCCGCTGCGTCTTGCCGCCGACCCCGCTGACCCCCAAGCCTCAGCGGCGGTGCGCACCATCGTGGATATGCTCGCCAGCGAGGGCATCAAGGCGGAGGTCGTCTCCGCGAGCATGTCAGATATCGCGGAGGAGCTGTCCAACGGCAGCGCCATCGATGGCGTCATGTCGTGGGGCACAGCCGTACCCACACCCGCCAGCGCCGCCGGCAGATACCTCTGCCCAGACGTCAGTAAGACACCACTGACCGACAATTTCACCCGCTATTGCCCACGCAATGCCGCGGACAACCTCGATGACATCTTGTCGGGTGATATCGCGTCCGACCGCCTGGAGCGCAAGCTCCGGGCGCTCAACAACGCCACCTTCACGAGGCTGCCCATCCTCACCGAGACTCGCCTCCGCGCTTCGGGTACAGGTCTTGTCGCTCCCGCGCGCGACCTCTCCGAGGCCCACACGTGGCAGCTTGAGCAATGA
- the mshB gene encoding N-acetyl-1-D-myo-inositol-2-amino-2-deoxy-alpha-D-glucopyranoside deacetylase, which translates to MNTLASTAALAGFRIVAVHAHPDDESLWTGGALATLARAGAHVTVVTCTLGEEGEVIGDTYQHLTVDHADQLGGFRIAELSDALSILGVHGIHLGAAGRYRDSGMAGSPAHDNPRAFVNNLDDATQVLSTVLRELRPHAVLTYGPDGGYGHPDHIAAHDITHAAVSQLRTEGEWAVPRIWWSTTPREPVDAALDAMTPPDGWEPAPAAYLDAATDSHYDIALPLAPAAYDAKRRAMAAHATQIWMADGTVTHTNPTPAYSTGRAESASVAFALSNLYLMPLLDTEYYQLGEGTLPRTPVADGLLDSEDLA; encoded by the coding sequence GTGAATACTCTCGCATCCACTGCCGCGCTGGCCGGCTTCCGCATTGTCGCTGTCCACGCTCACCCCGACGACGAATCCCTGTGGACCGGCGGGGCCCTAGCCACCCTCGCCCGCGCTGGCGCACATGTCACCGTCGTGACCTGCACGCTCGGCGAGGAAGGCGAGGTCATCGGGGACACCTACCAGCACCTGACGGTCGATCACGCAGACCAGCTCGGTGGCTTCCGCATCGCCGAGCTTTCCGACGCCCTGTCCATCCTCGGCGTCCATGGCATCCACCTCGGCGCCGCCGGACGCTACCGGGACTCCGGTATGGCAGGCTCACCCGCTCACGACAACCCGCGGGCCTTCGTGAACAACCTGGACGACGCCACGCAGGTTCTCTCTACGGTCCTTCGCGAGCTGCGTCCCCACGCCGTGCTGACCTACGGCCCCGATGGCGGCTATGGCCACCCGGACCACATCGCCGCCCACGACATCACCCACGCCGCGGTGTCGCAACTGCGCACGGAAGGGGAGTGGGCAGTGCCACGCATCTGGTGGTCCACCACCCCGCGCGAACCCGTCGACGCGGCGTTGGACGCGATGACACCGCCGGACGGCTGGGAGCCGGCCCCCGCCGCGTACCTCGACGCCGCCACAGATTCTCATTACGACATAGCGCTGCCCTTGGCCCCCGCCGCCTACGACGCCAAGCGCCGCGCCATGGCCGCGCACGCCACCCAAATTTGGATGGCCGACGGCACCGTCACGCACACCAATCCCACCCCGGCCTATTCCACTGGGCGTGCTGAGTCGGCTTCCGTCGCCTTCGCACTGAGTAACTTGTACCTCATGCCGCTTCTTGACACCGAGTACTACCAACTCGGCGAGGGCACCTTGCCGCGCACCCCGGTAGCGGATGGCCTCCTCGACTCCGAGGACCTCGCATGA
- a CDS encoding GtrA family protein, with amino-acid sequence MVGGSGTLVNLAVIYVCTKILENVYHLHENDIVWPIVGTDFNVRWYNVIMCIAFLVANTWNYQLNRMWTFKSVSKVSWLRGFFPFLFTGIGALVVSNFVAVLLMNPTSPIGLPESIFDDSSGLRRKFYWASAISILAAMPINFVFNKLWTFRSKPKGLKVVDEVRP; translated from the coding sequence ATGGTCGGCGGATCAGGCACGCTGGTCAACCTCGCGGTGATTTACGTGTGCACCAAGATTCTTGAAAACGTGTACCACCTGCATGAAAACGACATCGTGTGGCCGATCGTGGGCACGGACTTCAATGTGCGTTGGTACAACGTCATCATGTGCATCGCGTTCCTTGTGGCGAACACGTGGAACTACCAGCTCAACCGGATGTGGACTTTCAAGTCGGTGTCCAAAGTCAGCTGGCTGCGTGGGTTCTTCCCCTTCCTCTTCACTGGCATCGGCGCGCTGGTCGTGTCCAACTTTGTTGCGGTTCTGCTGATGAACCCGACCTCACCCATTGGCCTGCCGGAGTCCATCTTCGACGATTCCTCGGGCTTGCGCCGCAAGTTCTACTGGGCGTCGGCGATTTCCATCCTCGCGGCCATGCCCATCAACTTCGTCTTCAATAAACTCTGGACCTTCCGCTCCAAGCCGAAGGGCCTCAAGGTTGTGGACGAAGTGCGCCCCTAA
- the dapD gene encoding 2,3,4,5-tetrahydropyridine-2,6-dicarboxylate N-succinyltransferase has protein sequence MSHATARGLATITYDGTVLDVWFPSVHTDEAVTRIGTERLDDTPQQFASLVGPDEERGVARVAVKTSIADLAEPPVDAYDAYLRLHLLSHRAIKPHEANMDGIFNLLANVVWTNYGPCAVADFQMIRGRLASRGPVVVYSVDKFPRMVDYVVPTGVRIGDADRVRLGAYLAEGTTVMHEGFVNFNAGTLGNSMVEGRISAGVVVGDGSDVGGGASIMGTLSGGGKQVISIGERCLLGANSGVGISLGDDCVVEAGLYVTAGTKVACYGSVAKAAGVDNGASVKAEVLSGGSGILFRRNSVNGQVEASEWKAEAVTLNSQLHTH, from the coding sequence ATGTCCCACGCGACTGCCCGCGGCCTGGCCACCATCACCTACGACGGCACCGTTCTCGATGTGTGGTTCCCCTCCGTTCATACCGACGAAGCAGTCACCCGCATCGGGACCGAGCGCCTCGACGACACCCCACAGCAATTCGCCTCGTTGGTCGGCCCCGACGAGGAACGCGGCGTCGCCCGCGTCGCTGTCAAGACGTCCATCGCCGACCTGGCTGAACCACCCGTCGACGCCTACGACGCCTACCTGCGCCTCCACCTGCTCTCCCACCGCGCCATCAAACCTCACGAAGCCAACATGGACGGCATCTTCAATCTGCTGGCCAACGTGGTGTGGACCAACTACGGGCCGTGCGCCGTGGCGGACTTCCAAATGATTCGCGGACGCCTCGCCTCCCGAGGCCCCGTGGTGGTCTACTCGGTAGACAAGTTCCCCCGCATGGTCGATTATGTGGTCCCCACCGGTGTGCGTATCGGCGACGCCGACCGCGTGCGCCTGGGCGCCTACCTCGCTGAAGGCACCACGGTCATGCACGAGGGCTTCGTCAACTTCAATGCCGGAACTTTGGGCAACTCCATGGTTGAGGGCCGCATCTCCGCGGGCGTCGTCGTGGGCGATGGCAGCGACGTCGGTGGCGGTGCCTCCATCATGGGCACCCTATCCGGCGGTGGCAAGCAGGTCATTTCGATCGGCGAGCGCTGCCTCCTCGGTGCGAACTCCGGTGTCGGTATTTCGCTTGGCGACGACTGCGTGGTCGAAGCCGGTCTCTACGTCACGGCCGGCACCAAGGTGGCCTGCTACGGCTCAGTGGCCAAGGCCGCGGGCGTCGACAACGGGGCGTCGGTGAAAGCCGAAGTACTGTCCGGCGGCTCCGGAATTTTGTTCCGCCGCAACTCGGTTAACGGCCAGGTAGAGGCCTCCGAATGGAAGGCTGAGGCAGTCACTTTGAATAGCCAATTGCACACCCACTAA
- a CDS encoding amino acid permease, whose amino-acid sequence MVRDSESRADAVTHTDNTSKLKTRHLTMMGLGSAIGAGLFLGVGVGIQISGTSVLLAYLVAGILVALIMRMLGEMAAAHPSLGSFSTYAGMAYGNWARFTLGWIFWFMLIMVMGAEITGAAAIIAGWFDIAPWIPALIAVTFFAVLNFANVRGFGEFEFWFSIIKVGVIVAFLAIGGLMVLGLWPNHDVVDTTNFTENFMPNGIPGFAAGLLAVAFAFGGIELVTIAAAESEDPADNVATAVRAVIFRIIVFYIGSVLVIALLVPFSNISDADVAADSPFTLVLEQANIPAAVGFMEVIIALALLSAFNAQIYATSRVIYDLARDGNAPKAFTQTNTVGSPTYAVILSMFFAFASVGLQYWNPPGLLAFLFNAVGGCLLVIWILIILSYLKLHPRFKAEGKLTALQMWGFPWLGGLTLVAVIGLIILMLFDPAARMQVVAVVVVCLALVVLSLFVKPTRASEST is encoded by the coding sequence ATGGTTCGTGATTCAGAAAGCAGGGCTGACGCGGTGACACACACCGACAACACCTCCAAACTCAAGACCCGACATCTCACGATGATGGGCCTCGGCTCCGCCATCGGCGCAGGGCTCTTCCTCGGCGTCGGCGTCGGCATTCAAATCTCCGGCACTTCCGTGCTCCTCGCCTATCTCGTCGCCGGAATCCTCGTCGCGCTCATCATGCGCATGCTTGGCGAAATGGCCGCAGCACATCCCTCACTCGGGTCCTTTTCTACTTACGCCGGCATGGCTTACGGCAACTGGGCGCGCTTCACCCTCGGCTGGATTTTCTGGTTCATGCTCATCATGGTGATGGGCGCCGAAATCACCGGCGCGGCGGCGATTATCGCCGGCTGGTTCGACATCGCCCCCTGGATCCCTGCACTGATCGCCGTCACCTTCTTCGCGGTCCTGAACTTCGCCAACGTCCGCGGCTTCGGCGAATTCGAATTCTGGTTCTCCATCATCAAGGTCGGCGTCATCGTCGCCTTCCTCGCCATCGGCGGCCTCATGGTGCTGGGCCTATGGCCGAACCACGACGTCGTGGACACCACCAACTTCACCGAGAATTTCATGCCGAACGGCATTCCCGGCTTTGCCGCCGGACTACTGGCCGTGGCTTTCGCCTTCGGCGGCATCGAGCTGGTGACCATTGCCGCCGCCGAGTCCGAGGACCCGGCCGACAACGTTGCCACCGCCGTGCGCGCCGTCATCTTCCGTATCATTGTCTTCTACATCGGATCGGTCCTAGTCATCGCGCTACTGGTGCCGTTTAGCAACATTTCCGACGCCGATGTCGCCGCCGATTCCCCCTTCACCCTGGTCCTTGAGCAGGCAAACATTCCCGCCGCGGTCGGCTTCATGGAGGTCATCATCGCGCTGGCGCTGCTCTCCGCGTTCAACGCGCAGATCTACGCGACCTCCCGCGTCATCTACGACCTGGCCCGCGACGGCAACGCCCCCAAAGCCTTTACCCAGACCAACACGGTGGGCTCACCGACTTATGCCGTCATCTTGTCGATGTTCTTCGCCTTCGCCTCCGTCGGCCTGCAGTACTGGAACCCACCGGGACTTTTGGCATTCCTGTTCAACGCGGTCGGCGGTTGCCTCTTGGTCATCTGGATCCTCATCATCCTGAGCTACCTCAAGCTCCACCCCCGGTTTAAGGCAGAAGGAAAGCTCACCGCGCTCCAGATGTGGGGCTTCCCTTGGTTGGGCGGGCTCACCCTCGTGGCCGTCATCGGACTCATCATCCTCATGCTCTTCGACCCAGCCGCTCGCATGCAGGTCGTCGCGGTGGTGGTCGTATGCCTCGCCCTGGTTGTGCTGTCGCTGTTCGTGAAACCCACGCGGGCGTCGGAAAGCACGTAG
- the fdxA gene encoding ferredoxin gives MTYTIAQPCVDVMDRSCVEECPVDCIYEGKRSLYIHPDECVDCGACEPACPVEAIFYEDDVPDEWLDYNDANAAFFDDLGSPGGAAALGPQDFDAPMIAKLPPQNQDVEL, from the coding sequence ATGACCTACACCATCGCACAGCCCTGCGTCGATGTCATGGACCGCTCGTGCGTCGAAGAATGCCCGGTGGACTGCATCTACGAAGGTAAGCGCTCTCTCTACATCCACCCCGACGAGTGCGTGGACTGCGGCGCCTGCGAGCCCGCCTGCCCAGTGGAAGCAATCTTCTACGAGGACGACGTGCCGGACGAGTGGCTGGACTACAACGACGCTAACGCCGCTTTCTTTGATGACCTCGGCTCCCCGGGGGGCGCGGCTGCGCTCGGCCCGCAGGACTTTGACGCGCCGATGATCGCGAAATTGCCGCCGCAGAACCAGGACGTCGAGCTGTAG
- the dapC gene encoding succinyldiaminopimelate transaminase: MARTPLRDKLPDFPWDSLAGAKAQAAAHPEGMIDLSVGNPIDPVSPGVQLALANAAGLSGYPQTAGTAELRAAITSAMERRYGITGLGRDAVLPVVGTKEAIASLPSLLGLAGETVVIPTLAYPTYEVGAIMAGATVLSADTPPDFGAAALVFINSPSNPSGAVLGVDELSTIVEWARANDALVASDECYLGLGYNDDRQPVSILDPRVCGGNHDNLLAIHSLSKTANLASYRAGFFAGDPAVVDELIEVRKHAGLIVPGPVQAAMVAALVDDDSETFQRQRYASRRAVLMRALVDAGFRIEHSDAGMYLWATRGEDCRVTVDWLAARGILVAPGDFYGDGGAQFVRVGLNATDEQVTAAAARLSA, encoded by the coding sequence ATGGCTCGGACCCCGCTGCGCGACAAGCTACCGGATTTCCCGTGGGACTCGCTGGCCGGCGCCAAGGCACAGGCTGCGGCGCACCCGGAGGGGATGATTGATCTCTCCGTGGGAAACCCCATAGATCCGGTGTCTCCTGGCGTGCAGTTGGCACTCGCGAACGCGGCAGGTCTGTCCGGCTACCCGCAGACCGCGGGTACCGCCGAGCTCCGTGCCGCAATTACCTCGGCGATGGAGCGACGCTACGGCATCACTGGGCTCGGCCGCGACGCCGTGCTCCCTGTGGTAGGCACCAAGGAAGCGATTGCGAGCCTGCCCAGCCTGCTCGGCTTGGCGGGGGAGACGGTGGTCATTCCCACGCTGGCGTACCCCACCTACGAAGTGGGCGCCATTATGGCAGGCGCGACCGTCCTTTCGGCTGACACCCCGCCCGATTTCGGCGCGGCGGCCCTGGTCTTTATCAACTCCCCGTCTAACCCTTCCGGGGCGGTGCTCGGGGTCGACGAGCTCTCCACCATCGTGGAGTGGGCACGGGCCAACGATGCTCTTGTCGCCTCCGACGAATGCTACTTGGGGCTGGGCTACAACGACGACCGTCAGCCCGTCTCCATCCTTGATCCGCGCGTGTGCGGTGGGAACCACGACAACCTGCTGGCCATCCACTCGCTATCCAAAACGGCAAACCTGGCCAGCTACCGTGCCGGCTTCTTCGCCGGTGATCCCGCTGTCGTAGACGAGCTGATCGAGGTCCGCAAGCACGCCGGCCTCATCGTCCCCGGGCCGGTCCAAGCAGCCATGGTAGCGGCACTTGTGGACGACGACTCCGAGACATTCCAGCGCCAGCGCTACGCAAGCCGCCGCGCGGTGCTCATGCGCGCCCTGGTTGACGCGGGGTTCCGCATCGAGCATTCCGACGCTGGCATGTACCTCTGGGCCACCCGCGGCGAGGACTGCCGCGTCACAGTGGACTGGCTGGCCGCCCGGGGTATCTTGGTGGCGCCCGGCGACTTCTACGGCGACGGTGGCGCCCAGTTCGTGCGCGTCGGCCTCAACGCCACCGACGAGCAGGTCACCGCGGCCGCTGCGCGACTGAGCGCTTAA
- a CDS encoding amino acid permease, producing the protein MNAPSTKKQGGFKTRHLTMMGLGSTIGAGLFLGTGVGISAAGPAVLVAYIIAGTLAILVMQMLGEMGTVIPASGSFSEYAEHGIGHWAGFTQGWIYWLATVAVLGAEITGAAAFMGAWFGVEPWIPAAVCVAFFGLVNLLRVRSFGEFEYWFAFIKVAVLIGFLVVGALLILGLLPGHQFIGTEIFLADGFAPNGLPGIAAGILAVAFAFGGIEVVAIAAAESEDPQGSLVRAVRSTFTRIAVFYLGSVFIITFLLPYSSLGAADSAADSPFTMVLERAGIPGAAGFMEVVIVLALLSAFNSQIYASSRMMHSLASRGEAPRIFAHTNDTGVPTIAIALSVLLSTVMVVLNYADTGWLLAFMLNSAGASLLIVWTFIAVAQLRLRPRLEKISDLPIRMWAYPYLTWFTLAVLAGLVVLMLTDATARIQLLSALVMFVVLLVASLVVSSARGKSPTTTLPLPGE; encoded by the coding sequence GTGAATGCACCCTCGACGAAGAAACAAGGTGGCTTCAAAACCCGCCACCTGACCATGATGGGCCTGGGATCCACGATTGGAGCCGGGCTCTTTTTGGGTACTGGAGTTGGTATCTCGGCAGCTGGCCCGGCTGTACTCGTCGCGTATATTATCGCCGGCACGCTGGCCATCCTGGTCATGCAGATGCTCGGTGAGATGGGCACGGTCATTCCCGCCTCTGGCTCCTTTTCGGAATACGCGGAACACGGCATCGGCCACTGGGCAGGGTTCACGCAGGGCTGGATTTACTGGCTCGCGACCGTCGCCGTGCTCGGCGCGGAAATCACTGGCGCAGCGGCGTTTATGGGCGCATGGTTCGGCGTGGAGCCCTGGATACCCGCAGCGGTGTGTGTGGCTTTCTTTGGCCTGGTGAATCTTCTCCGTGTCCGTTCCTTCGGCGAATTTGAGTACTGGTTCGCGTTCATCAAGGTAGCAGTGCTAATTGGCTTCCTTGTTGTTGGTGCGCTGCTCATCCTGGGGCTGCTGCCGGGGCACCAGTTCATCGGCACTGAGATTTTCCTCGCCGACGGCTTCGCCCCCAACGGTCTGCCCGGCATCGCCGCGGGCATCCTGGCGGTGGCTTTCGCCTTCGGCGGTATTGAAGTGGTGGCAATTGCCGCCGCCGAATCCGAAGACCCTCAGGGCTCCCTGGTGCGTGCAGTGCGCTCGACGTTCACGCGCATCGCAGTGTTCTACCTGGGCTCGGTCTTCATTATCACGTTCCTCCTTCCCTACTCCTCGCTGGGCGCTGCGGACTCCGCCGCGGATTCCCCCTTCACGATGGTGCTGGAACGCGCCGGCATTCCGGGCGCGGCCGGTTTCATGGAAGTGGTCATCGTGCTGGCTCTCCTGTCAGCATTTAATTCCCAGATTTACGCCTCCTCGCGCATGATGCATTCTTTGGCTTCCCGCGGCGAGGCACCCCGCATTTTCGCGCACACCAACGACACGGGAGTTCCCACTATCGCCATTGCACTATCCGTCCTTCTATCCACGGTTATGGTGGTGCTGAACTACGCGGACACGGGTTGGCTGCTGGCGTTCATGCTAAATTCCGCGGGCGCGTCCTTGCTTATCGTGTGGACGTTCATTGCGGTAGCGCAGCTGCGGCTGCGACCGCGGCTGGAAAAAATCAGCGACCTTCCCATCAGAATGTGGGCCTACCCCTACCTCACCTGGTTCACGCTTGCGGTTCTGGCGGGGCTGGTGGTTCTCATGCTCACCGACGCCACCGCTCGTATCCAGTTGTTGTCCGCGCTGGTTATGTTTGTGGTTCTACTCGTTGCCAGCCTGGTGGTCTCGTCCGCGCGCGGTAAGTCCCCCACCACGACACTGCCACTGCCCGGCGAGTAG